Proteins co-encoded in one Strix uralensis isolate ZFMK-TIS-50842 chromosome 2, bStrUra1, whole genome shotgun sequence genomic window:
- the PRDX4 gene encoding peroxiredoxin-4 isoform X1, which yields MEAARRRLRAGGAAKARSSALLLLMLAAAARGGDAAEAEEPRPARQRGDEQCHYYAGGQVYPGEAARVPVSDHSLHLSQAKISKPAPYWEGTAVINGEFKELKLTDYEGKYLVFFFYPLDFTFVCPTEIIAFSDRIEEFRAINTEVVACSVDSKFTHLAWINTPRKQGGLGPMKIPLLSDLTHQISKDYGVYLEDQGHTLRGLFIVDDKRILRQITMNDLPVGRSVDETLRLVQAFQYTDKHGEVCPAGWKPGSETIIPDPAGKLKYFDKLN from the exons AtggaggcggcgcggcggcggctgcgggcgggcggcgcggcgaaGGCCCGGAGCTCCGCGCTGCTGCTCCTGatgctggcggcggcggcgcggggaggcgATGCGGCGGAGGCGGAGGAGCCGCGGCCGGCGCGGCAGCGGGGGGACGAGCAGTGCCATTACTACGCGGGGGGGCAGGTGTACCCCGGGGAGGCGGCTCGGGTGCCGGTGTCCGACCACTCGCTGCACCTCAGCCAGGCCAAAA TCTCCAAGCCAGCACCTTACTGGGAAGGAACAGCAGTCATTAATGGAGAGTTTAAAGAGTTGAAATTAACGGATtatgaaggaaaatatcttgtCTTCTTCTTCTATCCTCTTGACTT TACATTTGTATGTCCAACTGAGATAATCGCCTTCAGTGACAGAATTGAAGAATTCAGAGCAATAAATACCGAAGTAGTAGCATGTTCTGTGGACTCAAAGTTCACTCACTTAGCATG GATTAATACTCCTCGAAAACAAGGAGGACTTGGACCTATGAAGATTCCACTTCTTTCAGACTTGACACACCAGATTTCAAAGGATTATGGAGTATATCTGGAAGATCAAGGACATACACTTAG aggcCTTTTCATTGTTGACGATAAGAGAATCCTTCGACAGATCACGATGAATGACCTTCCTGTTGGGAGATCAGTGGATGAAACGCTTCGTTTAGTACAAGCATTCCAATACACAGACAAACATGGAGAAG tttgcccTGCTGGTTGGAAACCTGGCAGTGAAACA
- the PRDX4 gene encoding peroxiredoxin-4 isoform X2, translating into MEAARRRLRAGGAAKARSSALLLLMLAAAARGGDAAEAEEPRPARQRGDEQCHYYAGGQVYPGEAARVPVSDHSLHLSQAKISKPAPYWEGTAVINGEFKELKLTDYEGKYLVFFFYPLDFTFVCPTEIIAFSDRIEEFRAINTEVVACSVDSKFTHLAWINTPRKQGGLGPMKIPLLSDLTHQISKDYGVYLEDQGHTLRGLFIVDDKRILRQITMNDLPVGRSVDETLRLVQAFQYTDKHGEVCPAGWKPGSETIKPEEAMRVWWPREEL; encoded by the exons AtggaggcggcgcggcggcggctgcgggcgggcggcgcggcgaaGGCCCGGAGCTCCGCGCTGCTGCTCCTGatgctggcggcggcggcgcggggaggcgATGCGGCGGAGGCGGAGGAGCCGCGGCCGGCGCGGCAGCGGGGGGACGAGCAGTGCCATTACTACGCGGGGGGGCAGGTGTACCCCGGGGAGGCGGCTCGGGTGCCGGTGTCCGACCACTCGCTGCACCTCAGCCAGGCCAAAA TCTCCAAGCCAGCACCTTACTGGGAAGGAACAGCAGTCATTAATGGAGAGTTTAAAGAGTTGAAATTAACGGATtatgaaggaaaatatcttgtCTTCTTCTTCTATCCTCTTGACTT TACATTTGTATGTCCAACTGAGATAATCGCCTTCAGTGACAGAATTGAAGAATTCAGAGCAATAAATACCGAAGTAGTAGCATGTTCTGTGGACTCAAAGTTCACTCACTTAGCATG GATTAATACTCCTCGAAAACAAGGAGGACTTGGACCTATGAAGATTCCACTTCTTTCAGACTTGACACACCAGATTTCAAAGGATTATGGAGTATATCTGGAAGATCAAGGACATACACTTAG aggcCTTTTCATTGTTGACGATAAGAGAATCCTTCGACAGATCACGATGAATGACCTTCCTGTTGGGAGATCAGTGGATGAAACGCTTCGTTTAGTACAAGCATTCCAATACACAGACAAACATGGAGAAG tttgcccTGCTGGTTGGAAACCTGGCAGTGAAACA